In Pangasianodon hypophthalmus isolate fPanHyp1 chromosome 13, fPanHyp1.pri, whole genome shotgun sequence, the genomic window GTAATGATTTGTGAAATATCAAGATTGTGCGACAACTCCACTTGTCTTGACTTACTATTACTAGATAAATGATTATCAGGTATTAAGGATCCTTTATTTACTTCAACCTGTGAAGCCTAGCTCAATATGTCACCTGTGTCTATCTCCTCCATGTTTTTGAGGACATAGAAGGTGGGGTCAGTGGGAGGACGGTTCTTTGTGCGATTCCACTGCTGCTGTAGGAGCTTTCGATCACGCTCGCGGGCATAGATAGGTTTCTGCTGCCGCCAAAACTCAGTGCGTGTGTCCAGATAtgagatgcagctcatgatTACGTCCTGCAGCCTCTCACCAGTACGTGTCTTACCTTTTATTAGATCTGAAACGAGACAGCAGCAAATATGTCAACTTCAAAATTTTTGGCACCCATGTTTTGggggtcgtgtgtgtgtgtgtgtgtgtgtgtgtgtgtgtgtgtgtgtgtgtggggaaacaGAAACAGCACTGAAGCTCATCCTTTCATACATATTacaagctcctttatattcatGAGTTTATGGCTGTGGGTGCCCTCTTTATTccagaccacaggttttcaatcatttaaacaaataaacagaaaaaccaAATAAATAGTGTACAACTGATTTCCTAATTTCATCTATATTAATATCTATAATTTCACAAACACACCTTCATCTTTGAGCAGCTTTTCCAGGTATTCTTTATCAGTGTACAGCTCTCCCAGGAGCTGTTTAGCTGTTCTCTCATTCTTGGGTGTCTTCTGGCTTTGCTCACTCAGGTTCTTCTTCAGGGGATGGTTAAAAGTCTCTGGTCGAAGCTTTTTGCGCTGCcagtcaacacacacatacattcagaTAACTGAATAGGATTTTATAAGTATAAACCATTTGTGAAGAGCTCAAGCTGATAGCTGTGAAATTTGTGTTAATTTTCACAAAGCTGCTTTTGTCAGTGTCTGTTCTAGGGGCAGCAGGCAAACACAGACTTACCTCTTCTACTTTATGGAAGAAAGACAGATCACCCTTATTCTTCAGCTTTACAGATGAAGGACCTAGAAAGTTAGAAGGTTTATTCCAGCTTATTACATCAAAACCATTATATAGCCTACAACTGTACATTTGCTTATCAGagtgagtttttaaaaattttatccAGAGTGATTTGCAAACATGCACACTGTTGAAAACAAATTTACATTCATTACGTCAGTTGTTCAGCCCTAAAGACTAAAAGTACATacacagaaatctgaaatgaaaagcaAGAGCCTTTTCATAGACTGAAGTGAATAATTTGGAATGGATGTGGTGCTATATAATTATGGTAAACATGTCATTGCAGTAATTATGATGCAATTATGGtggatttgttcattttaatagtCTCGATAACATCATTGGAAATGCACATAATTTCTCAAAATGCTGACAGATCACAAGTGCTCACGCAGATTTGAAAATGCCGAGTATAATTATCTGAGAGTAGTTAGTGCATTTACAGTGTAAACAACGAAAACGTCATTAATGAATGAGTAGTGTTGCTTATTTTTAGAAAGGCTCATCACTCAAGCTTCTAATAATTAACAactgatgattatgatgatttaATCCAATTGAATGAGCAGccttatatatactgtattacaaGCATTaggttttataaatacaaaacagtTTTGTCTGGataatataactgtaaataagTCTCATATCTCTGTAGTTAGTAACTCTGATGTCTGACAATTCTTCATAAAGCACTCACTTCCCACAGAGTTGTTGATAGCTTCCTCAGCTTTCTGTATACCCAGTCTGAACTCCTGCATCTCTGGTCGCAGTTTGTGGCCTCGGTGGTAGAAGACCAGTGCGAACTCGAAATCCCCCATGGTGTACAGAGCCTCTGCCTTCTGATACAATCCCTGAGCAAGAGGTGAGAAACCTTTCAGTCATTATTACATCCTAATGtgctacacacactcctgtttcaCATCTTGAGCTAGGCTAAAAggataaaagaccaaaaaaaaaaatcaattaagaaatttgctttaaaaaaaaaaaaaaaaaaaaaaaaagaaaaaacatgtaaattgCTCATAAATCTTAAATCATCTGTAGGagcatttatgcaaaaaaaaatatttttttaaaaatctggtaTTCGTGAAAGACCTGTTAGTTTGGATAAACATTTGTATCCTATGAGAGCTACAGAGTTTctttaaatttatgtataaggaAACTTGCTGATGTGGCAATGAGTTACTACAATTTTATAGACtggttatatttttaaataacttgcttatttcaatcacacacacaaatttaacgaaaatgaaaacagacagcccagagaaaacccacgtGTACATGGAGAGAACAAGCTAAACTCTACAtggacagtaacccaagctcagggtTGAGCTTGAactgtgaagcagcaatgcTAGCAATgctagaaatattaaatattaaaaagaaattaaagaaagcaGGCTAACACAAATCCATATACTGCATTATGACAAGAAAGACAATTTAAAGacaaaggaaataaaaggaGGATGCGCTGCAGCTCAACTGGCATGTAAGTCTGTTCCATTTGCCAtggcattttcttttaaagctgTGCAACACTTTAATGCTAGGAACAATAAGTGACTAATCTGGTGTGTCTCAATCTGTAATGTGCAGCGTGCCATCATCGAGCATCCTGAATACATCAGGCTTCCTTATGACACAAGCcctccttttttattatttttttttttacaacacagCATTGGGGACAGTACACTGGTGTGCGACAGGcttaagtaagtaagtatgtaagtaagtaattcTTTAAGAGCACGTCAGCATGAGAGAGTCACCAAGACActtaaaaatatagattttttttaaaataggtgTAGACATGAGtcaaataacttccacttctgtctcTGAGAAATCTTTTCTTTCACCGTTTTGCCCTCATTTCAcactttcagctctctgtgaggtTTACCttatatggagttttgtgggtgtcactaaatgcaaatgagctgtgctgTGAACATGCTTTGGGTGATCGGCGTTCATTATCATATGCATGTATGTGAGAAATAAATCAGCATTActaaaactttttaaatctggtaggacttttttttaaagctcagtttggcctatgaaaacatttacataaaatgtgtttatattaagaaaaaaaaagtggtttatAATAAAACTGTACATACACCGTCCCCATATACTGAAGCACCAAAATTAACTCTATTTGCCTGTTAGTAATATTTGTTCATCTTCAGGCAGAATGGAAAATATTCCAGAGTGTAAGAGTTTTGAAATCAGTATGGTTGCCACTTGATTCTTCGAGTGCTACTTTGAAGTAGAAAagataatgaataaaaagatgaGGAATAAAGATatgataaagaaaaacccacCTTGAAGAAGCTTTTGTCATCTTTGAGAGAAGCTTCTGCGTCCTTCAGGGCATTTTCAGCTTGTCCCATTTTCACATAACACCTGGATCTGGCAACCAAACAGTTCCTGTCGCCCGGCTGTAGTAGCagagcctgacacacacacacacacacacacacacactaagctACCCTTCATGGtgtaaaatgtgctttaaaaaactatttatttacactttaaagCAAATGCTCAAGCTTTTAGTGCTTGGTTTGCTTTGATATCAGACTCCTCTCAGGTCTTGTACTGACTTTTTGATGCTCAGGTTTGCTATCGCTAACTTTCACACAGGTCTTACCGTGGAATAGCTTTCAACAGCCTTGCTATATTCTCCTTTGTGAAACAGCTGGTCGGCTTCGGCCATGTAGGTGGAAAAGGTGCTTTTCGGACCTTGTTCTCCCTCGTTGTCAGACATTTTTACATCTAATTCAGTGACTAACGCGAAGCTGAGTTAGTAGCAACCTGCTAGCTCCATGAAACAGAAACAGGTCCTCGCGCAGGCAGGACTGTCCCATCTCCGGTATCCAAGCAACCGGTTAACAAAAACGCCGAAGTAGCTTTCCGTTAAACTAGCGTTTAAAAAGGACATAGCTGATctaataaaataagcaaaatcaCATGGAAAACGTGCTATTTAAACCCTAAAATCCCTGAACATGTAAAATgggttataaaaaaaagtcttaagaGTCAGAGAAATGgggagaaacagaaaacaggctAAGTTTATTTACATGGTTATTTTCAAAAACGGTCCATAGTCAAGACTGTTCGTTTAGCATGAGCCAGAGCAATGTGCATGTTTCTCTTCTGACTGCATCATGAGGATCTTAGGCCAGGCAACATGAGTCATTTTAACAAGTCTAATTCAAGTCGTAGGCGAACGAAAACCATTTTTCAACACCTATAACTCAAACTCTGATAAGTAGACGAAGGTTACATCCGGGGATTTCCCTTGTATAGTTACTTAGTTTAAAATAAACGGCCAATAAAATTCAAGTATGCATGCAGggtaaacatttaaacatccAGAATTCCAGTTTCCAAAAAGGATACAGACTACATCCAAAACAACACTGAGAACATTGCATGAGGTTTTGAACTTAGTCTTAGAACCAGGTTCTCCAAATCCAAATCCTAGCACAGTTTGGTAATTTTCCACCCTGCTCTTACACACCTACTGAAACTGGGAATACACTGAATCATGTGGATTGAGCAGGGAAAACTGTACTGGACTCTGG contains:
- the odad4 gene encoding outer dynein arm-docking complex subunit 4, whose product is MSDNEGEQGPKSTFSTYMAEADQLFHKGEYSKAVESYSTALLLQPGDRNCLVARSRCYVKMGQAENALKDAEASLKDDKSFFKGLYQKAEALYTMGDFEFALVFYHRGHKLRPEMQEFRLGIQKAEEAINNSVGSPSSVKLKNKGDLSFFHKVEERKKLRPETFNHPLKKNLSEQSQKTPKNERTAKQLLGELYTDKEYLEKLLKDEDLIKGKTRTGERLQDVIMSCISYLDTRTEFWRQQKPIYARERDRKLLQQQWNRTKNRPPTDPTFYVLKNMEEIDTELTAGNTENSLKKAREVLKTVQGWSDKALPNKAEVLGNLYSCIGNALMDLGNMDKALENHFKDLELAQQGNLMDNKSRALDNIGRVYARIGKFQQAIKVWEEKIPLVQGGLEKAWLFHEIGRCYLELKRHTKARDYGIHSLGAADDIGDEKWQLNASVLVAQAELKLGNYKSSVLHFEKALDQAKLLQDDHARDAIQKALQETRQQASQ